A window from Pichia kudriavzevii chromosome 5, complete sequence encodes these proteins:
- a CDS encoding uncharacterized protein (PKUD0E04045) encodes MQRILGTKAFGWQDDMLFCPLVLDALNVLEPGSAPLLSASSGTTTATATATATSTTTTSAVAATRDGCLSANTTVAASVARSAVHTPRPKKVLDIVNPHTGLRVSSPKPL; translated from the coding sequence ATGCAACGGATACTTGGTACCAAGGCCTTTGGATGGCAGGACGACATGCTCTTCTGTCCGCTCGTGCTGGACGCTTTGAACGTCTTGGAGCCGGGCTCGGCGCCTTTGTTGTCTGCATCGTCAGGGACAACAACGGCCACAGCAACGGCCACGGCTACTAGTACAACCACCACTTCTGCAGTAGCTGCTACGAGGGATGGATGCTTGAGTGCAAACACTACTGTTGCCGCCAGTGTGGCCAGGTCGGCAGTCCACACGCCCAGACCAAAGAAGGTCTTGGACATTGTCAACCCACATACAGGACTCCGTGTCTCGTCTCCGAAACCGCTGTAA